In one Acidimicrobium ferrooxidans DSM 10331 genomic region, the following are encoded:
- a CDS encoding S53 family peptidase yields MKRLARTKYLGILGSIGLVGAALAMPGAQSLASASDPLVPVSQGIGADVLSHATPTGTTAGSTMMRVSFILKMRNQGQLASRVAAGWRGPYLTPHEFALEYGQTEEYILALRGFLREFGISSQAMSDGLDVTSQGTAAQYDKALGILLENFTVTTRPAASAPATTQTVYGTRSAPQMPLNLASNILAVLGLSNYAPYESLAVPGINQVAPTAGSSQTAAPTDQLPQAFTSDYNLTPLQQAGYLGQGQTIGIVTLASVNPSVPMYFWRNIAHVVTLPNRLALVNVDGGAGPVSLNAGSDETTLDVEQSGTIAPMAKIVVYQAPNTDYGFVDAFYEAASQNVAGSVSSSWGESETAIQAAVDAAQESPGYAASFNQAFLEMAAQGQSNFIASGDYGAYNPARDIGTTNLGIISPSDSPYDTAAGGTTLPGTQTYPIMANGTQVGTESVTIPQQMTWGWDYLWPMYIALGFQNEAQAATSLPVGSGGGYSTLFGRPLYQQGQMVGAGSYSAYEFLTPIDPQQVAPGLVEPTQFSFNPAPTLQTGMSGGRVTPDLAFNADPQTGYAVYDPQFQSVYGSKLVDFGGTSFIAPQLNGTDAVYESALGGVRLGFWNPNIYRFATSTSSPFTPLDSNTIDGSAYYSGQIGNAQLAISGEFTNTNDFYTGSQGAVFNPGSGLGYADLTQLFRSFQTAIPRELGD; encoded by the coding sequence ATGAAGCGTTTGGCTCGCACGAAATACCTGGGAATCCTCGGATCCATCGGCCTCGTCGGCGCTGCACTGGCGATGCCAGGCGCGCAGTCGCTCGCGTCGGCGTCTGATCCGCTGGTGCCGGTGTCGCAGGGCATCGGTGCCGATGTGCTCTCGCACGCCACCCCGACGGGCACCACGGCTGGGTCGACGATGATGCGGGTGTCGTTCATCCTGAAGATGCGCAACCAGGGACAGCTTGCCTCTCGGGTGGCTGCTGGTTGGCGTGGTCCGTACCTGACGCCCCATGAGTTCGCGCTCGAGTACGGCCAGACCGAAGAGTACATCCTCGCGCTGCGTGGGTTCCTCCGTGAGTTCGGCATCAGCTCCCAGGCCATGAGCGATGGCCTCGATGTCACCTCGCAGGGCACGGCCGCACAGTACGACAAGGCCCTTGGGATCTTGCTCGAGAACTTCACCGTCACCACCAGGCCCGCAGCCAGTGCGCCCGCGACGACCCAGACGGTCTACGGGACGCGCAGCGCGCCGCAGATGCCGTTGAACCTGGCGTCGAACATTCTGGCCGTGCTCGGGTTGTCGAACTACGCGCCCTACGAGTCGCTCGCGGTGCCCGGCATCAACCAGGTCGCACCCACGGCTGGGTCGTCGCAAACCGCAGCACCCACCGATCAGCTGCCGCAGGCCTTCACGAGCGACTACAACCTCACACCGCTCCAGCAAGCGGGCTACCTCGGTCAGGGGCAGACCATCGGCATCGTGACCTTGGCGAGCGTGAACCCTTCGGTGCCGATGTACTTCTGGAGGAACATCGCGCACGTCGTGACGTTGCCGAATCGTCTTGCGCTCGTCAACGTCGACGGCGGTGCAGGGCCGGTGTCGCTGAACGCTGGCTCCGACGAGACCACCCTCGACGTCGAGCAGTCGGGCACGATCGCGCCGATGGCCAAGATCGTCGTGTACCAGGCGCCCAACACCGACTACGGCTTCGTCGACGCCTTCTACGAGGCGGCCAGCCAGAACGTCGCCGGCTCCGTCTCGTCGAGCTGGGGTGAGTCCGAGACCGCGATCCAAGCTGCGGTGGACGCAGCGCAGGAGTCACCGGGGTATGCGGCCTCGTTCAACCAGGCCTTCCTCGAGATGGCGGCGCAGGGACAGTCGAACTTCATCGCGAGCGGCGATTATGGGGCCTACAACCCAGCTCGTGACATCGGCACCACCAACCTCGGCATTATCTCGCCCTCCGACTCCCCCTACGACACCGCCGCTGGCGGCACGACGCTCCCGGGTACTCAGACCTACCCGATCATGGCGAACGGGACCCAAGTCGGCACCGAGTCGGTGACCATCCCGCAGCAGATGACCTGGGGCTGGGACTACCTGTGGCCGATGTACATCGCACTCGGCTTCCAGAACGAGGCCCAAGCAGCCACGAGCTTGCCGGTGGGATCAGGCGGTGGCTACTCCACCCTCTTCGGCCGTCCGCTCTACCAACAGGGTCAGATGGTGGGGGCAGGGAGCTACTCGGCCTATGAGTTCTTGACGCCGATCGATCCACAGCAGGTCGCACCAGGCCTCGTCGAGCCGACGCAGTTCTCGTTCAACCCTGCCCCGACGCTTCAGACGGGCATGAGCGGTGGCCGCGTCACGCCGGACCTGGCGTTCAACGCCGACCCCCAGACCGGCTATGCGGTCTACGACCCACAGTTCCAGAGCGTCTACGGGTCAAAGCTGGTGGACTTCGGTGGCACGAGCTTCATCGCGCCTCAGCTCAACGGGACCGACGCCGTCTACGAGAGCGCCCTCGGGGGCGTACGGCTCGGCTTCTGGAATCCGAACATCTACCGCTTCGCGACCTCGACGTCGTCGCCGTTCACGCCGCTCGATTCGAACACCATCGACGGCTCGGCCTACTACAGCGGCCAGATCGGCAACGCCCAGCTTGCGATCTCCGGTGAGTTCACCAACACGAACGACTTCTACACCGGCTCCCAAGGCGCCGTGTTCAATCCGGGATCGGGCCTCGGCTACGCGGACCTCACGCAGCTGTTCCGCAGCTTCCAGACCGCGATCCCGAGAGAGCTCGGCGACTGA
- a CDS encoding response regulator transcription factor, whose amino-acid sequence MAADDKRAHVGTVLIADDEPSFVEALVLGLTREGFETIVANDGEEALALSRSHHPDLILLDVMLPRLSGLDVCRTIRQESSVPIIMVTARSGELDTVLGLELGADDYVTKPFRMSELVARIRAQMRRTKHQGQAQAAEEILESHGITVYVDRHQVDVRGTEVRLPPKEFDLLLLFLRNPGRVLTRDLILDRVWGSDYYGDTKTLDVHVKRLRSKIEPDPNNPSIIATVRGVGYRLERDHARA is encoded by the coding sequence ATGGCCGCTGACGACAAGCGCGCCCACGTCGGCACGGTGCTGATCGCCGACGACGAACCGAGCTTCGTCGAGGCCCTCGTCCTCGGCCTGACGCGCGAAGGCTTCGAGACGATCGTGGCCAACGACGGCGAAGAGGCGCTGGCGTTGAGTCGCTCGCACCATCCCGACCTCATCCTGCTCGATGTGATGCTGCCGCGCCTGTCAGGGCTCGACGTCTGTCGCACCATTCGACAGGAGTCCTCGGTCCCGATCATCATGGTGACGGCACGTTCCGGTGAGCTCGACACCGTGCTCGGCCTCGAACTCGGCGCCGACGACTACGTCACCAAGCCGTTTCGCATGAGCGAGCTGGTCGCCAGGATCCGTGCGCAGATGCGCCGCACCAAGCACCAGGGCCAAGCCCAGGCCGCAGAGGAGATCCTCGAGAGCCACGGCATCACCGTGTACGTCGATCGCCACCAAGTCGATGTCCGAGGGACCGAGGTCCGCCTGCCTCCGAAGGAGTTCGATCTCCTCTTGCTGTTCCTGCGCAACCCCGGCCGCGTGCTCACGCGCGATCTGATCCTCGACCGAGTCTGGGGGTCGGACTACTACGGCGACACGAAGACGCTCGACGTGCACGTCAAGCGCCTTCGCTCCAAGATCGAGCCAGATCCCAACAACCCGAGCATCATCGCCACGGTACGAGGGGTCGGCTACCGGCTCGAACGAGACCACGCCCGTGCCTGA
- a CDS encoding sensor histidine kinase, whose translation MDTPEPSPAEMPTTTAEARLWHSAASTMPFGIVLVDPEGHTLYRDVEAKFGAESLNQRILLDRAIATLLHDPAAHGDVERAVELFGPPRRTFLVRRTWLDDRGQLILVEDVSELRRLESVRRDFVANVSHELKTPVGAIVLLAEALAQEDEPTTAQRLVQRIVDEGDRLARLVSDLLDLSRIEEGSGVVLAEFDARSLVEAVRERFDETARRADLTLDALVPVTPTMVVGDRWQLESALSNLVDNAIKYSEPGGTVEISLDASDDTIVLAVRDEGIGIPARDRERIFERFYRVDAARSRATGGTGLGLSIVRHVVENHRGRLNVTSMEGVGSTFELRLPRGGPNDGR comes from the coding sequence GTGGACACTCCCGAACCAAGCCCAGCCGAGATGCCGACGACGACTGCGGAGGCGCGGCTCTGGCACAGCGCCGCATCCACGATGCCCTTTGGCATCGTGCTCGTCGACCCTGAAGGACACACGCTCTATCGTGACGTCGAGGCGAAATTCGGTGCGGAGAGTCTCAACCAGCGCATCTTGCTCGATCGAGCGATCGCCACGTTGCTCCACGACCCGGCAGCCCACGGCGACGTCGAGCGCGCTGTCGAGCTGTTCGGTCCGCCAAGGCGGACCTTTCTCGTGCGTCGAACCTGGCTCGACGATCGAGGCCAGCTGATCCTCGTCGAGGACGTCAGCGAGCTGCGCCGCCTGGAGTCGGTACGGCGCGATTTCGTGGCCAACGTCTCGCACGAACTCAAGACCCCGGTCGGCGCGATCGTTCTCCTCGCCGAGGCCCTGGCCCAGGAGGACGAGCCCACGACGGCGCAACGCCTGGTCCAGCGCATCGTGGACGAGGGCGATCGCCTCGCTCGTCTCGTCTCCGACCTGCTCGACCTGTCGCGCATCGAAGAGGGCAGCGGCGTCGTGCTCGCCGAGTTCGACGCCCGATCCCTGGTCGAAGCGGTGCGTGAACGCTTCGACGAGACCGCACGTCGAGCGGATCTCACCCTGGACGCGCTCGTACCCGTCACGCCCACGATGGTCGTCGGCGACCGTTGGCAACTCGAGAGCGCCCTGTCCAACCTCGTCGACAACGCGATCAAGTACTCCGAGCCAGGGGGCACGGTCGAGATCAGCCTCGACGCGAGCGACGACACCATCGTGCTCGCGGTGCGCGACGAGGGCATCGGTATCCCCGCTCGCGATCGCGAGCGGATCTTCGAACGCTTCTACCGGGTCGACGCTGCCCGCTCACGCGCAACGGGCGGAACTGGTCTTGGTCTCTCTATAGTGAGGCACGTGGTCGAGAACCACCGCGGCAGGCTGAACGTGACCTCGATGGAGGGCGTTGGATCCACATTCGAGCTGAGGCTTCCACGAGGTGGTCCGAACGATGGCCGCTGA
- a CDS encoding NAD(P)/FAD-dependent oxidoreductase, which translates to MGRVLVVGAGIVGLSTAWHLAERGEDVTVLERRDVAAGASYGNAGWLSPGLAIPLNEPSLVRQGLSSLASPSSPLYLAPRLERSWLEFVIRFGLACRTDVWRRSMQILGGLNARSLEAWERLGDAVGYQPTTAPIVAAFARRSDAAALEHEFALIREAGFSLETKDLSGDELRQMVPIAAPALSFGIAIEGQRFVDPARATHRVGSALAERGVAVERADVVDLERRGAHVVVRTVEGAEHLADGVVVAIGAWLGPLARRLGVRVPLQAGRGYSLRVPIERPLDVPVYLPTARLACTPLDGELRIAGTMAFERPDDPPRQARFDAMRRAARRFFEGVQLDAPREAWVGPRPVTADGLPLIGPTAVPGVWLADGHGMWGMTQGPLTGELVAEGLLSGTVPEALIPLNPLR; encoded by the coding sequence GTGGGGCGAGTGTTGGTGGTTGGAGCCGGCATCGTGGGTTTGTCGACGGCATGGCACCTCGCAGAGCGGGGGGAGGACGTGACGGTGCTCGAGCGCCGAGACGTCGCTGCCGGCGCTTCCTACGGCAACGCCGGCTGGCTCTCGCCTGGCCTCGCCATCCCGCTCAACGAGCCGTCGCTGGTTCGTCAGGGCCTCTCGTCCCTTGCGTCGCCGTCATCGCCGCTGTACCTTGCACCTCGTCTCGAGCGAAGCTGGTTGGAGTTCGTGATCCGTTTCGGCCTCGCATGCAGGACGGACGTCTGGCGACGATCGATGCAGATCCTCGGTGGGCTGAATGCTCGGTCGTTGGAGGCGTGGGAACGACTCGGCGATGCCGTCGGCTACCAGCCGACGACCGCACCGATCGTGGCGGCGTTCGCCCGCCGTAGCGATGCTGCGGCGCTGGAGCACGAGTTCGCTCTCATTCGCGAGGCGGGCTTCTCGCTCGAGACGAAGGATCTGAGCGGCGACGAGCTGCGGCAGATGGTACCGATCGCGGCCCCCGCGCTCTCGTTCGGCATCGCCATCGAGGGGCAGCGCTTCGTCGACCCGGCGCGCGCGACCCACCGTGTGGGTTCGGCCCTCGCTGAGCGCGGTGTCGCCGTCGAGCGCGCAGACGTGGTTGATCTCGAGCGGCGCGGAGCTCACGTCGTCGTGCGTACGGTCGAGGGGGCCGAGCACCTCGCCGATGGGGTGGTGGTCGCGATCGGAGCGTGGCTCGGCCCGCTCGCCCGACGTCTCGGCGTGCGAGTACCGCTGCAAGCCGGTCGGGGCTACTCGCTGCGCGTGCCGATCGAACGCCCGCTCGACGTCCCGGTCTACCTCCCGACTGCGCGACTGGCGTGTACACCGCTCGACGGTGAGCTGAGGATCGCGGGGACAATGGCCTTCGAGAGGCCCGACGATCCGCCGCGCCAGGCGCGCTTCGACGCCATGCGTCGTGCCGCGCGGCGGTTCTTCGAAGGGGTGCAGCTCGATGCGCCACGCGAGGCCTGGGTGGGCCCGCGACCCGTGACGGCCGACGGCTTGCCGTTGATCGGCCCCACCGCGGTGCCGGGGGTCTGGCTCGCCGACGGACACGGAATGTGGGGCATGACCCAAGGCCCCCTTACCGGGGAACTGGTCGCCGAGGGACTGCTCAGTGGGACGGTACCGGAAGCGTTGATCCCACTCAATCCGCTCCGCTGA
- a CDS encoding Fur family transcriptional regulator, protein MPERTRVTLDRDEALDRLRRRGGRVTQARRAIIDALAEAGGHLTADELVRALEQRDALVHRATIYRTLDALERVGIIEHVHIGHSPATYHLAGSSHFHLLCEHCGTVTEIPEDVFAPAIARIETQWGFRARLSHFAIVGTCAACSAREHH, encoded by the coding sequence GTGCCTGAGCGCACGCGCGTCACCCTCGATCGCGACGAAGCCCTCGACCGTCTGCGCCGCCGGGGCGGAAGGGTCACCCAGGCGCGACGCGCCATCATCGATGCCCTCGCGGAGGCGGGCGGTCATCTGACGGCGGACGAACTCGTCCGCGCCCTCGAGCAGCGAGATGCACTCGTCCATCGCGCGACCATCTATCGAACCCTCGACGCCTTGGAACGCGTCGGGATCATCGAACACGTCCACATCGGTCACAGCCCCGCCACCTACCACCTCGCAGGATCGTCGCACTTCCACCTCCTGTGCGAGCACTGCGGCACGGTCACGGAGATTCCCGAGGACGTCTTTGCGCCCGCCATCGCGCGCATCGAGACCCAATGGGGCTTTCGCGCACGCCTGTCACACTTCGCGATCGTCGGCACCTGCGCAGCCTGCAGTGCTCGAGAACACCACTGA
- a CDS encoding DUF6112 family protein, with product MVTWTFLDVSLAPDPSALPGGSVLQTLINGLAGWALLASLAGLVIGAAVWALGAHSQNYQQAYLGRRAVLVAGAAALLVGAAPAIVNFFFHLGLGVG from the coding sequence ATGGTCACATGGACGTTCCTCGACGTGTCGCTGGCGCCGGATCCCTCGGCGTTGCCGGGAGGCTCCGTCCTCCAGACCCTGATCAACGGCCTGGCGGGCTGGGCGCTGCTGGCAAGCTTGGCAGGTCTCGTCATCGGTGCGGCCGTGTGGGCACTCGGTGCACACAGTCAGAACTACCAGCAGGCCTACCTCGGTCGGCGGGCCGTACTGGTCGCGGGGGCCGCTGCGCTGCTCGTCGGGGCAGCCCCTGCCATCGTCAACTTCTTCTTCCACCTCGGACTTGGCGTGGGGTAA
- a CDS encoding helicase HerA domain-containing protein: MDLGWQDSTRALSVLAFAPTPPPQPAPSTVVGIAGSGGLFRFDAFDLYTHGWLTNPNVLILGDVGRGKSTLVKLLLVRSAIAASGSLLVLDPKGEYGAVARAVGASVMRPRADHGGIDPLAGSLDQRERARALGSVLEALCERPLDELERRAVSAVCVGPLAGLADAARRLAALDAEVFDARLASAGLERAARLALWLSRVVDGDLAGIWETRGGGSALAPRVVVDLSDVGAERWVRIAVAALLRMRLAQLGSGEVAGGLVVVDEAWTLASETSTRTLLVRALKLARAYGVSVVAVTHRLADVAGAMDLIGDVGTVVAFGQSSSAAQDLVTELHLDERVRELVAGLGRGVALWLLGGHSWLVRHVVREEEVALVDTDARMRAPAP, from the coding sequence ATGGACCTAGGTTGGCAGGACTCGACCCGTGCGCTCTCGGTGCTCGCGTTTGCGCCCACGCCTCCGCCGCAGCCGGCGCCGAGCACCGTCGTCGGGATCGCTGGCAGTGGCGGACTGTTTCGCTTCGACGCCTTCGACCTCTACACCCATGGGTGGCTGACGAATCCCAATGTGCTGATCCTCGGCGACGTCGGCCGCGGCAAGAGTACGCTCGTGAAGCTGCTCCTCGTCCGGTCTGCGATCGCGGCCTCCGGCAGCTTGCTGGTGCTCGATCCGAAGGGCGAATATGGCGCCGTCGCTCGCGCCGTCGGCGCGAGCGTCATGCGCCCGCGCGCGGACCATGGCGGGATCGATCCCCTCGCTGGCTCGCTCGATCAGCGAGAGCGGGCTCGCGCCCTCGGCAGCGTGCTCGAAGCGTTGTGTGAGCGTCCGCTCGACGAGCTCGAGCGGCGTGCGGTGTCGGCCGTGTGCGTGGGACCGCTCGCGGGGCTCGCCGACGCCGCTCGACGCCTCGCGGCGCTTGACGCAGAGGTGTTCGATGCGCGACTTGCCAGTGCCGGTCTCGAACGGGCGGCGCGGCTGGCGCTGTGGCTCTCGCGCGTCGTCGACGGGGATCTCGCGGGGATCTGGGAGACGCGAGGTGGGGGGAGTGCGCTGGCTCCGCGGGTCGTCGTGGATCTCAGCGACGTCGGCGCCGAGCGTTGGGTTCGGATCGCGGTCGCAGCACTCCTCCGCATGCGGTTGGCGCAGCTTGGCAGCGGTGAGGTTGCAGGTGGGCTCGTGGTCGTCGACGAGGCATGGACGCTCGCGAGCGAGACCAGTACGCGAACGCTGCTCGTGCGAGCGCTCAAGCTGGCGCGCGCCTACGGCGTCAGTGTGGTCGCGGTGACACATCGCCTAGCCGACGTCGCCGGTGCGATGGATCTCATCGGCGACGTCGGTACCGTCGTCGCCTTCGGACAGTCGTCGTCTGCAGCCCAGGACCTCGTCACTGAGCTCCATCTCGACGAGCGCGTGCGCGAGCTGGTCGCCGGTCTCGGGCGCGGTGTCGCGCTGTGGCTCCTCGGGGGACACAGCTGGCTGGTCCG
- a CDS encoding quinone oxidoreductase family protein: MKAVLIQRHGGPEVLEIADVPEPHPAPGEVAIKLEAIGVNYIDLYHREGWYPLSLPTVLGSEGAGTVIEVGEGVTSVSIGDRVAFANHLGAYAEVVVVPAGRLVTIPDDVTADVAAAVLLQGMTVHALVNSCARVEPGATVLVHAAAGGVGSLLVQYLVRRVASTVVATASTAEKRTRARRLGAQIVTDYDGFVDAARRLGGVSVAFDGVGRATFDGSLAALAPRGMLVLYGQASGPVPPVDPQILNRQGSIFLTRPSLPHYVATPEELRWRAQAIFADVAAGLLEVTIAERIPLEEARRAHEALAGRTTVGKVILVP, translated from the coding sequence ATGAAGGCGGTGCTGATCCAGCGCCACGGCGGCCCAGAGGTGCTCGAGATCGCCGACGTCCCCGAGCCGCACCCCGCCCCCGGTGAGGTCGCGATCAAACTGGAGGCGATCGGCGTCAACTACATCGACCTCTACCACCGTGAAGGCTGGTATCCCCTCTCGCTCCCGACCGTCCTGGGCAGCGAAGGCGCGGGCACGGTCATCGAGGTCGGTGAAGGTGTCACCTCCGTCAGCATCGGCGATCGCGTGGCCTTTGCCAATCATCTCGGCGCCTACGCAGAGGTGGTGGTCGTCCCGGCTGGTCGGCTCGTCACGATTCCCGACGACGTCACGGCCGATGTCGCCGCCGCGGTGCTGCTCCAGGGCATGACCGTCCATGCGCTCGTCAACTCCTGCGCTCGAGTGGAACCGGGTGCGACGGTTCTCGTGCACGCAGCCGCAGGCGGCGTGGGTTCCCTGCTCGTGCAGTACCTCGTCCGTCGCGTCGCGTCCACGGTCGTGGCGACGGCCTCGACCGCGGAGAAGCGAACCCGTGCCCGTCGTCTGGGCGCTCAGATCGTGACCGACTACGACGGATTCGTCGATGCCGCTCGTAGGCTCGGTGGGGTAAGCGTTGCCTTCGACGGTGTCGGCCGTGCGACGTTCGATGGATCGCTCGCGGCGCTCGCACCCAGAGGGATGCTCGTGCTCTATGGACAGGCGAGCGGCCCGGTGCCGCCCGTCGATCCCCAGATCCTGAACCGGCAGGGATCGATCTTCCTCACGCGCCCGTCGCTGCCGCACTACGTCGCGACGCCCGAGGAGCTCAGATGGCGCGCTCAGGCGATCTTTGCCGATGTCGCCGCTGGCCTCCTCGAGGTGACCATCGCCGAGCGCATCCCCCTCGAGGAGGCCCGTCGAGCTCATGAAGCCCTCGCCGGTCGCACCACCGTGGGCAAGGTCATCCTCGTGCCCTGA